From one Agrobacterium fabrum str. C58 genomic stretch:
- a CDS encoding SDR family oxidoreductase: MSESLQGKIAVITGAASGIGLATTEALLEQGATVVMVDWNEKALNDLAAKLGERAIPQVTNLLDADSCNAMIPEILGKVDHIDILYCNAGTYIGGDLTETTPEAIDKMLNLNVNAVMKNVQAVVPHMSERKTGDIIVTCSIAGHFPTYWEPVYSGSKWAITSFVQGMRRQMIPHGVRVAQVSPGPVVSALLADWPEENLRKAKESGSLIDASEVADAVVYMLTRKRTVTIRDMLVLPTNFDRV, encoded by the coding sequence ATGTCTGAATCGCTGCAAGGCAAGATCGCGGTCATCACCGGCGCCGCATCCGGCATCGGGCTTGCAACCACAGAAGCGCTCTTGGAACAGGGCGCAACCGTGGTCATGGTCGACTGGAACGAGAAAGCCTTGAATGATCTGGCCGCCAAGCTCGGCGAGCGCGCCATTCCGCAGGTGACCAACCTGCTCGATGCCGACAGCTGCAACGCGATGATCCCGGAAATCCTGGGGAAGGTCGATCATATCGACATTCTCTATTGTAATGCCGGCACCTATATCGGTGGTGATCTCACCGAAACGACGCCTGAAGCCATCGACAAGATGCTGAACCTCAACGTCAACGCCGTGATGAAGAACGTGCAGGCCGTCGTGCCGCACATGTCGGAGCGCAAGACCGGTGACATCATCGTCACCTGCTCGATCGCCGGCCACTTTCCGACCTATTGGGAGCCGGTCTATTCGGGCTCGAAATGGGCGATCACCAGCTTCGTGCAGGGCATGCGCCGCCAGATGATCCCGCACGGCGTGCGCGTCGCGCAGGTCTCTCCCGGCCCGGTCGTCTCGGCACTTCTGGCCGACTGGCCGGAGGAAAATCTCCGCAAGGCCAAGGAATCGGGCAGCCTCATCGATGCGAGCGAAGTGGCTGATGCCGTCGTTTATATGCTGACGCGCAAGCGCACCGTCACCATCCGCGACATGCTGGTCTTGCCGACCAACTTCGACCGCGTTTAA